The following proteins are encoded in a genomic region of Terriglobia bacterium:
- a CDS encoding TadE/TadG family type IV pilus assembly protein, whose amino-acid sequence MCHRPSTRIERFCVRVVTKAKEDSGAELFEAALVLPILLTLLLGIVTFGRAWNTYQTITRAAREGAKAAVLTPCADSTYCSGAKNYTASDIWTNFVNPALQSDNLPTSKVTSKSITYVQLDPNGSPAHVCGLQLQFSYPYTFSLPFTSLNLSTITLKTKVRMRLENQPTTCPVGTSY is encoded by the coding sequence ATGTGTCATCGGCCGAGCACGCGCATTGAGCGGTTTTGTGTCCGAGTGGTCACAAAAGCGAAGGAAGATTCCGGCGCCGAGCTGTTTGAGGCCGCGCTTGTCCTCCCCATCCTTCTGACGCTGTTGCTGGGAATCGTCACCTTCGGCCGGGCATGGAATACGTACCAGACCATTACCCGGGCCGCCCGTGAGGGCGCGAAGGCGGCCGTGCTGACCCCCTGCGCCGACTCGACGTATTGCTCCGGAGCCAAGAATTATACTGCAAGCGACATTTGGACCAACTTTGTGAATCCGGCCCTCCAATCGGACAATCTGCCTACGAGCAAAGTGACAAGCAAGTCGATTACGTACGTCCAATTGGATCCCAATGGCTCGCCAGCCCACGTCTGTGGATTGCAGCTCCAGTTTAGTTATCCCTATACTTTCTCGCTTCCCTTCACCAGCCTTAATCTGTCAACCATCACCCTCAAGACAAAGGTCCGGATGCGGCTGGAGAACCAGCCGACCACATGCCCGGTAGGAACCAGCTACTGA
- a CDS encoding TadE family protein, with protein sequence MKAHNGSGRSSNVKALSARFRNPISAVATAICASFRDSSGAELLEFALALPLILVMAAGLLDFAHAYNIKQKLANAVREGARYQAVESKDADNPSPISVPTLRDDVVTYLTNASVNTSFIATSLTYNGPTCTGTWYTTKNGVSYGLKVERCVSILDSSSTSIPSTRVTLYYPYDWTFGFNHIIKLLLPSSTFSNPIKIQADATMSNF encoded by the coding sequence ATGAAAGCCCATAATGGTTCCGGACGTTCCAGCAACGTAAAGGCCCTGTCGGCCCGATTCCGCAACCCTATCTCCGCAGTAGCAACTGCGATCTGCGCCTCCTTCAGAGACAGCAGCGGCGCAGAGCTGCTTGAGTTCGCACTGGCTCTGCCGTTGATTCTGGTGATGGCAGCGGGCTTGCTCGATTTTGCGCACGCTTACAACATCAAGCAAAAGCTTGCCAACGCGGTGCGCGAGGGCGCGAGGTACCAGGCTGTTGAATCCAAGGACGCCGACAATCCGAGCCCCATTTCGGTGCCAACCCTGAGGGATGACGTGGTGACTTACCTTACGAACGCCAGCGTCAACACGTCATTCATTGCCACATCCTTAACCTACAATGGGCCAACTTGCACGGGTACGTGGTACACGACAAAAAACGGGGTCAGCTACGGACTGAAAGTCGAACGATGTGTGTCGATTTTGGACAGTTCCAGCACCTCGATTCCGTCAACCCGCGTAACCCTGTATTATCCCTACGACTGGACTTTTGGCTTTAACCACATCATCAAGCTGTTGCTTCCGTCGTCGACCTTTTCAAACCCCATCAAAATCCAGGCAGATGCCACCATGTCGAACTTCTAA
- a CDS encoding Tad domain-containing protein has protein sequence MRARELTHEQRPSERGVSIVLIAVGMVFVLGMAGLGVDLASLYVGRSQAQRAADAGALAGAQELVSAGCTSAGGSDISATCQGLAKDRAVAVANANLIAGVSPAITNADVTFPSTSINDPQIKVVAGRDTSHSNAMPTFFVKIFGINSANVSASAKAEAYNPSSNGPLVGATCLKPWLLPNCDPSVNHETTSALGNPSCYDAVTGKYSAYFIDPSPPHAIRNPGPVSSGGVQGEQITIKPGDPNGGATAAPGKFWPVFLPAGSVASECPACASGGAGTGPGAGSLYRQNIECCNQNQIVCGIQTIQPITGNMVGPTEQGVDCLIHQGGNKNSPSGMDTMDPTTLQISAGSGNPYGLTGAISTSDSLVTIPIYDGTVLCPGNSCPSTITVDVIGFIQLFLINEDGSNQGNVSAYVVNVIGGACAGGGGGGGSGGSTTIASGGSAIPVRLIQ, from the coding sequence ATGAGAGCACGGGAACTCACGCATGAGCAACGTCCTAGTGAACGCGGTGTCAGTATTGTATTGATTGCAGTCGGAATGGTCTTTGTGCTGGGAATGGCTGGCTTGGGCGTAGACCTGGCTTCACTCTACGTCGGGCGGAGCCAGGCGCAGCGCGCGGCCGACGCCGGCGCGTTGGCAGGCGCCCAGGAGCTGGTGAGTGCGGGCTGCACATCCGCTGGCGGTTCGGATATTTCGGCAACTTGCCAGGGCCTGGCGAAAGACAGGGCCGTAGCTGTTGCCAATGCGAACCTGATTGCCGGCGTCAGCCCCGCCATCACCAACGCCGACGTCACTTTTCCCTCAACAAGCATCAACGACCCCCAGATAAAAGTCGTGGCTGGGAGAGATACGAGTCACTCGAACGCAATGCCCACGTTCTTCGTCAAGATATTCGGCATCAATTCCGCAAACGTCTCGGCATCAGCCAAAGCGGAAGCGTATAATCCTTCATCAAATGGGCCCCTGGTTGGGGCAACCTGCCTCAAGCCCTGGCTCCTGCCCAATTGCGATCCGAGTGTCAACCACGAGACGACATCGGCCCTCGGCAATCCAAGTTGTTATGACGCGGTGACAGGAAAATACTCCGCCTATTTCATTGACCCTTCCCCTCCCCACGCCATCAGGAATCCCGGCCCAGTCAGTTCCGGCGGAGTGCAGGGCGAGCAAATAACAATTAAGCCGGGAGACCCTAACGGCGGCGCGACTGCCGCGCCTGGGAAATTCTGGCCGGTGTTTCTTCCCGCGGGATCGGTTGCGAGCGAGTGTCCCGCTTGCGCCAGCGGGGGTGCCGGAACGGGCCCCGGAGCCGGATCTCTTTATCGCCAGAACATTGAGTGCTGCAACCAGAACCAGATTGTCTGTGGAATCCAAACAATTCAGCCCATTACCGGCAACATGGTGGGACCAACCGAGCAGGGAGTCGATTGCCTGATTCATCAGGGCGGCAACAAGAACAGTCCGAGCGGGATGGACACGATGGATCCTACGACCCTGCAGATTTCAGCAGGATCGGGAAATCCCTACGGATTGACAGGTGCCATCAGTACTTCAGACTCGCTTGTCACGATACCGATCTATGACGGAACCGTGCTGTGCCCCGGAAATTCGTGCCCCTCCACAATCACGGTCGATGTCATCGGGTTTATCCAGTTATTTCTTATAAACGAAGATGGCTCCAATCAGGGTAACGTCAGTGCCTATGTGGTGAACGTCATAGGTGGTGCCTGTGCCGGCGGTGGGGGAGGAGGCGGTAGCGGCGGCAGCACCACCATTGCCAGCGGGGGTTCAGCCATTCCCGTGCGTTTGATCCAGTAA
- a CDS encoding glycosyltransferase family 2 protein, translating to MLLSVVVPCKNEEEGLQETHRRLVAALELIGAHPSSPPDSVPQTFGEPISAGRAGAVRFEVIYVDDGSTDGTASILRQLQARDRCVRVVRLSRNFGHQVAITAGLEHASGDAVVIIDADLQDPPEVIGDFLARWREGYDVVYGVRTDRPGETAFKLWTAKAFYRFINRLSETRIPLDTGDYRLMDRAAVDALLSMPERDRFVRGMVSWLGFSQVAVTYVRAARYAGSTKYPLFKMLRFATDGILSFSITPLRLATWVGFAASALAILGIIYALYARFFAVHLVRGWTSSLIAVLFIGGVQLICLGIIGEYVGRIYGESKRRPLYFVRERLGFSAQDRPAVIDVAEKIAK from the coding sequence ATCTTGCTTTCCGTTGTGGTCCCTTGCAAGAACGAAGAAGAGGGGCTTCAGGAAACCCATCGGAGGCTGGTTGCCGCTTTGGAGTTGATTGGCGCACACCCTTCCTCTCCACCAGATTCCGTGCCCCAGACGTTCGGAGAACCGATAAGCGCCGGGCGAGCCGGGGCCGTCCGTTTTGAAGTCATTTACGTTGACGACGGCAGCACGGACGGGACCGCATCCATCCTGCGCCAACTCCAGGCGCGAGACCGTTGCGTTCGAGTCGTGCGCCTGTCCCGAAACTTCGGCCACCAGGTGGCCATCACGGCGGGCTTGGAGCACGCCTCGGGCGACGCCGTGGTGATTATCGACGCCGACCTGCAGGACCCGCCGGAAGTTATCGGTGACTTCCTGGCCCGCTGGCGCGAAGGGTATGACGTTGTGTATGGAGTGCGCACCGACCGCCCGGGAGAAACGGCGTTCAAGCTCTGGACGGCGAAGGCGTTCTATCGCTTCATCAATCGTCTGTCAGAAACCCGCATCCCGCTGGACACCGGCGACTACAGGCTGATGGACCGGGCGGCCGTCGATGCCCTGCTCTCCATGCCGGAACGCGACCGATTTGTGCGAGGCATGGTGAGCTGGCTGGGATTTTCACAGGTTGCCGTTACCTATGTTCGCGCCGCGCGCTACGCGGGGTCCACGAAATATCCCCTTTTCAAGATGTTGCGGTTTGCCACGGACGGCATCTTATCATTTTCCATAACTCCTTTGCGGCTTGCCACCTGGGTGGGTTTTGCGGCATCCGCGCTGGCCATCCTGGGCATCATCTACGCCTTATACGCGCGCTTTTTCGCCGTACATCTGGTCAGAGGCTGGACTTCGTCCCTCATCGCCGTGCTGTTTATCGGCGGCGTTCAACTGATCTGCCTGGGGATCATCGGCGAGTACGTGGGGCGAATCTACGGGGAATCCAAGCGGCGACCGCTCTATTTTGTGCGCGAGCGGCTGGGGTTCAGCGCGCAGGACCGGCCGGCCGTCATCGATGTGGCGGAAAAAATTGCGAAATGA
- a CDS encoding class I SAM-dependent methyltransferase translates to MTPDMVTHEREAAFHDAWAGITRPDSVLVRESFEGPTAVENQFILELMGPLAGKQLLDIGSGLGESSVYFALQGADVTALDLSPGMIETTLNLGKRFGVGVKGVVAVAEELNVPSQSYDIVYIANAIHHVQDRTRMYEEIRRVLKPGGRFFSYDPLAYNPAINIYRKMATEVRTPDERPLTRADVKLASKYFSNFGHREFWIASLALFAKYYLKDHVHPNRDRYWKRINHETENNLRWWLPLRTADAVLTRIPGVRWLAWNVVMWGEKKTDSPPRT, encoded by the coding sequence ATGACGCCTGACATGGTGACGCACGAACGCGAAGCCGCCTTTCATGACGCCTGGGCAGGTATCACCCGGCCTGACAGTGTCCTGGTGCGCGAGTCCTTCGAAGGGCCAACCGCAGTCGAAAACCAATTCATCCTGGAGTTGATGGGGCCGCTGGCCGGCAAGCAGTTACTCGACATCGGTTCAGGCCTGGGCGAATCGTCTGTGTATTTCGCACTGCAGGGCGCTGACGTTACTGCACTCGACCTTTCACCAGGAATGATCGAGACAACTCTCAACCTGGGCAAGCGGTTCGGTGTGGGGGTGAAGGGCGTTGTCGCTGTGGCTGAAGAACTGAACGTTCCCAGCCAGAGCTACGATATTGTTTACATCGCAAACGCCATTCACCACGTGCAGGACCGGACCAGAATGTACGAAGAAATCCGCCGCGTTCTCAAGCCTGGAGGGCGCTTCTTCTCCTACGACCCGCTCGCCTACAATCCGGCAATCAACATTTATCGCAAGATGGCGACGGAAGTACGCACGCCAGACGAACGGCCCCTGACCCGCGCCGACGTAAAGCTCGCGAGTAAATACTTTTCCAATTTCGGCCATCGCGAGTTCTGGATTGCATCGCTGGCATTATTTGCAAAGTACTACCTGAAGGACCACGTACACCCAAACCGGGACCGCTACTGGAAGCGCATCAACCACGAAACAGAAAACAACCTCCGGTGGTGGTTGCCGCTCCGCACCGCAGATGCTGTGCTCACGCGAATTCCAGGCGTCCGCTGGCTGGCGTGGAACGTGGTGATGTGGGGTGAAAAGAAGACTGATTCCCCGCCCCGGACGTAA
- a CDS encoding Flp family type IVb pilin codes for MTELLKRLWQEEEGQDLTEYALLLVLIALAAITVMGTLGSAINNVFSTAASNLAAASS; via the coding sequence ATGACGGAGCTACTCAAGAGGCTTTGGCAGGAAGAAGAAGGCCAGGACCTCACGGAATACGCGTTGCTTCTGGTCCTGATTGCCCTGGCTGCTATCACTGTCATGGGAACACTCGGCAGTGCTATCAACAATGTGTTCTCAACAGCCGCCAGCAACCTTGCTGCTGCAAGCAGCTAG
- a CDS encoding A24 family peptidase, whose protein sequence is MPATHSLVWSHVVIWAVALLVALWAGWLDLRFRRIPNWLTVSGFVIGLATNGVLLGWIGIKAGLEGAGIAAAVLIVPVALRGIGAGDLKLMIALGACLGPWKFLNVLLASIFIAGFMAVVEIVRKRRVKQTLGNLVVLIQAFATFGLGARESIVTLDDPGTLRLPFGVAIALAMVLVVFTNSSLVTF, encoded by the coding sequence ATGCCAGCCACGCACAGCTTAGTATGGAGCCATGTTGTCATTTGGGCCGTAGCATTGCTTGTGGCCCTGTGGGCGGGATGGCTGGACTTGCGTTTTCGTCGCATTCCCAATTGGCTCACAGTTTCGGGGTTTGTAATCGGCCTGGCGACCAATGGAGTTCTCCTGGGCTGGATCGGAATCAAGGCTGGGCTGGAAGGCGCGGGCATCGCCGCAGCCGTCCTGATCGTTCCGGTGGCCCTTCGGGGGATTGGGGCTGGAGATCTGAAATTGATGATCGCGCTGGGAGCGTGCCTTGGACCGTGGAAATTCCTGAACGTGCTGCTGGCGAGCATTTTTATCGCCGGCTTTATGGCAGTGGTGGAAATTGTGCGGAAACGTCGGGTCAAACAAACACTTGGCAACCTGGTAGTTCTGATTCAGGCGTTCGCGACGTTCGGCCTGGGTGCGCGGGAATCGATCGTAACTCTGGATGATCCCGGTACGCTGCGCCTGCCGTTCGGCGTGGCAATAGCTTTAGCAATGGTTCTTGTTGTCTTTACAAACTCGAGTTTGGTGACCTTTTGA
- the cpaB gene encoding Flp pilus assembly protein CpaB, whose translation MNRNRALIALVVAIAIAVIASRFVYRQIQQASAVKPLPVSHIVVASRPLALGTPLTAQDVESIAWPESTPLQGSFVRVQDCIGRSLITPISKNEPILESKLAPKEAGVGLPAAIPIGMRAVSVRVDDVVGVSGFAMPGTMVDVLATGTPQGGDDSLTRTIIQDVRVLAAGQTVEQDTQGKPHTVGVVTLLLTPKQADQLTMASTDNRIHLALRNTIDTKIDEKSEPVFKSALLLGGAEPRHVGGGGGKPRPRREAAPSKPAAPAPYVVEVIRGNKKTDQAFSGQ comes from the coding sequence ATGAATAGGAATCGAGCTTTAATCGCTTTGGTCGTGGCGATCGCGATTGCTGTGATCGCAAGCCGTTTTGTTTACCGGCAAATCCAGCAGGCGTCTGCGGTCAAGCCGTTGCCGGTGTCCCACATCGTGGTGGCATCACGCCCACTGGCCCTGGGCACCCCATTGACAGCGCAGGACGTGGAATCGATCGCCTGGCCGGAAAGCACTCCGCTGCAGGGGTCCTTTGTGCGGGTCCAGGACTGTATTGGCCGGTCACTGATTACTCCAATTTCGAAGAATGAACCAATCCTGGAGTCCAAGCTCGCTCCTAAAGAAGCCGGGGTCGGACTGCCAGCCGCCATTCCCATTGGAATGAGAGCTGTTTCGGTAAGAGTGGACGACGTGGTGGGAGTTTCCGGATTTGCCATGCCAGGGACGATGGTTGATGTTCTGGCAACAGGCACGCCCCAGGGCGGAGATGACAGCCTGACGCGTACCATCATCCAGGACGTGCGTGTACTGGCTGCCGGACAGACCGTGGAGCAGGACACACAGGGGAAACCCCACACCGTAGGCGTGGTTACTTTGCTCCTCACGCCGAAGCAGGCCGACCAGCTCACCATGGCGAGCACCGACAACAGAATCCACCTCGCCTTGCGCAACACGATCGACACGAAGATCGACGAAAAATCTGAACCTGTTTTCAAGTCGGCGCTCCTGCTGGGCGGCGCGGAACCACGCCACGTGGGCGGCGGCGGCGGCAAGCCGCGTCCGCGGCGCGAGGCAGCGCCTTCGAAGCCAGCCGCCCCCGCTCCTTATGTCGTTGAAGTTATCAGAGGCAACAAGAAGACAGACCAAGCGTTTTCGGGTCAATAA
- a CDS encoding type II and III secretion system protein family protein: MTRKNSRNERRSLPAFATLIVLTAVLAAPGFSSPWAGASRIDTRTSVQQAEGEGAPSGGPEALHLIVDRSLVVTSPSPITRVSLANPDICDAVVVSPTEILLNGKRAGATSLVIWGRSGQMQTFDVYVDLDVLDLTGDIRNTFPNEPVKVTVSKDIVTLSGHVSSADVADKILELAQSMVPRKQNVVSLLEVPAPPTGEVLLKVRFAEVDRSALRQLGVNIMSLPGAKNIGTITTGQYSPPGLSQLSPAAGGFTLGSLLNVFIFRPDINLATTIQALQTKNLLQILAEPNVLTESGKEATFLSGGEFPFPVVQSTGAGGGVPAITIQFRQFGIRLDFTPTILPDDAIHLKVEPEVSSLDFSNALTITGFTVPALAVRRVQSEMELRDGQSFVIAGLMDNRVTRTLQKIPGLGDIPLLGKIFQSESLNKNKTELLVLVTPQIVHPLPPGQVPGGPQFPMQFLPPATSGQGQSSGQ, translated from the coding sequence ATGACAAGAAAAAATAGCAGAAACGAACGACGTTCCCTTCCCGCATTTGCGACCCTGATCGTTCTAACGGCGGTGCTCGCAGCGCCAGGTTTCAGTTCTCCATGGGCAGGGGCATCCCGGATTGATACGCGCACCAGCGTCCAGCAGGCCGAGGGCGAAGGTGCGCCATCGGGAGGCCCGGAAGCGCTCCATTTAATCGTGGACCGCTCGCTGGTGGTCACTTCCCCGTCCCCGATTACGCGGGTTTCCCTTGCCAATCCGGACATCTGCGACGCCGTTGTCGTCAGCCCTACCGAGATACTCCTGAATGGCAAGCGAGCGGGTGCAACCTCGCTGGTCATCTGGGGCCGGTCCGGCCAGATGCAGACATTTGACGTTTATGTTGACCTCGACGTGCTTGACCTGACAGGCGACATCCGCAACACCTTCCCGAATGAGCCGGTGAAGGTCACCGTCAGCAAGGACATCGTGACCCTTTCAGGCCATGTTTCGTCTGCCGATGTGGCCGACAAAATCCTGGAACTGGCACAGTCAATGGTGCCAAGGAAGCAGAACGTGGTCAGCCTGCTGGAAGTGCCGGCGCCTCCCACCGGAGAGGTCCTCCTGAAGGTCCGATTTGCGGAAGTGGACCGGTCAGCCCTCAGGCAACTGGGTGTGAACATCATGAGCCTTCCAGGAGCAAAAAACATCGGAACCATCACCACCGGCCAGTATTCGCCTCCCGGACTGTCGCAGTTGAGTCCGGCGGCGGGAGGCTTTACCCTGGGCAGCCTCTTGAACGTCTTCATCTTCCGCCCGGACATCAACCTGGCGACCACGATCCAGGCGCTCCAGACAAAGAACCTCCTGCAGATCCTGGCCGAACCCAATGTGCTGACCGAGTCCGGCAAAGAGGCTACCTTTCTCTCTGGCGGCGAGTTTCCGTTCCCGGTGGTTCAGTCAACCGGAGCTGGCGGCGGAGTTCCTGCCATCACCATCCAGTTCCGGCAGTTTGGCATCAGACTTGACTTTACTCCTACGATACTTCCGGACGACGCGATCCATCTGAAAGTCGAACCGGAAGTCAGTTCTCTCGATTTTTCAAATGCCCTGACAATTACGGGCTTTACTGTTCCCGCTCTTGCGGTTCGTCGGGTACAATCTGAGATGGAACTGCGGGATGGACAGAGCTTTGTAATCGCTGGATTGATGGACAATCGGGTCACCAGGACACTCCAGAAGATTCCGGGTTTGGGCGACATTCCCCTGCTGGGGAAGATATTCCAGAGTGAGAGCCTGAACAAGAATAAGACGGAATTGCTGGTGCTGGTAACGCCCCAGATCGTTCATCCGCTGCCTCCCGGCCAGGTCCCCGGCGGGCCGCAGTTCCCGATGCAGTTCCTGCCGCCGGCGACCAGCGGACAGGGTCAGAGCTCTGGCCAGTAG